In Macadamia integrifolia cultivar HAES 741 chromosome 5, SCU_Mint_v3, whole genome shotgun sequence, a single window of DNA contains:
- the LOC122078683 gene encoding probable alpha-galactosidase B isoform X1, which yields MKRLYFLFLAGLLVLQRELTEALSERQEQQADLPPRGWNSYDSFSWIISENEFLHNAEIISKRLLPYGYKYVVVDFLWYRRKVNGAHTDSLGFDVIDKWGRVIPDPWRWPSSRGGKGFSEVAKKVHDMGLKFGIHVMRGISTQAVNANSLILDTIKGGAYEESGRQWRGKDIGLPERACAWMPHGFMSVNTKTGAGKAFLRSLYHQYAEWGVDFVKHDCVFGDDLDVKEISHVSEVLKELDHRILYSISPGSSVTPAMAKDVSSLVNMYRITGDDWDTWGDVAAHFNKSRDFAAAKMIGASGFQGKSWPDLDMLPLGWLTDPGSNQGPHRKSKLSPDEQRTQMTLWSMAKSPLMFGGDMRKLDERTYGLITHPVLLEINSFSTNNMEFPYITGRKNLKSGKGILNWQSRNSKNKSASDRRVLALSSCKDQKGKGWAVETIDEDLKRICWKDDFGIKDDPPVCLYKKKPQLTSDEEAIYMQQYQGNFHLLTTDTIDFCLDASPNRKLTSKELKTCSLSSCTWNSNQMWELNSNGTLVNSYSGLCAAVKMVKANFISSGIRSWIATGRQGEIYVSFFNLSPDTMVISANILDLARVLPGRDSRKASCRYSEVFSGRDYGVAKQSISIEVEMHASALFILSCTFS from the exons ATGAAGAGACTCTATTTCTTATTCTTAGCTGGTCTTCTTGTTCTTCAGAG GGAATTAACTGAAGCTTTGTCTGAGAGACAGGAGCAGCAAGCTGACCTCCCTCCAAGAGGTTGGAATTCATATGATTCCTTTTCATGGATCATCTCAGAAAATGAGTTCCTACATAATGCTGAAATCATTTCCAAGAGGCTACTCCCTTATGGATATAAG TATGTTGTGGTTGATTTCCTCTGGTATAGGAGGAAGGTGAATGGTGCTCACACCGATTCGCTTGGATTCGATGTAATAGACAAATGGGGGAGGGTGATCCCTGATCCATGGAGATGGCCTTCGTCTAGGGGTGGTAAAGGATTTTCTGAAGTAGCCAAGAAAGTTCATGACATGGGGTTAAAATTTGGCATTCATGTTATGAGGGGAATAAGCACGCAGGCGGTCAACGCAAACTCCCTGATCTTGGACACCATAAAG GGTGGTGCCTATGAGGAGTCTGGTAGACAGTGGCGGGGAAAAGATATAGGATTGCCAGAGAGGGCTTGTGCTTGGATGCCACATGGTTTCATGAGTGTCAATACTAAAACAGGAGCTGGAAAAGCCTTCTTGAGGTCATTGTATCACCAGTACGCTGAATGGGGTGTCGATTTTG TGAAGCATGACTGTGTCTTTGGTGATGACCTGGATGTAAAGGAGATAAGCCATGTGTCAGAG GTCTTGAAGGAGCTTGACCACCGCATATTGTATTCCATCTCTCCTGGAAGTAGTGTGACCCCTGCCATGGCAAAGGATGTAAGTAGTCTTGTGAACATGTACAGGATAACAGGAGATGATTGGGACACATGGGGAGATGTGGCAGCTCATTTTAATAAATCAAG GGACTTCGCTGCTGCTAAAATGATCGGAGCTAGTGGTTTTCAGGGAAAGTCATGGCCCGATTTGGACATGCTACCACTGGGATGGCTTACTGATCCAG GTTCAAATCAAGGACCACACAGAAAAAGTAAACTCAGTCCTGATGAGCAAAGAACTCAG ATGACACTATGGTCCATGGCCAAGTCACCTCTCATGTTTGGAGGAGATATGAGGAAACTTGATGAAAGGACATATGGTCTCATCACACATCCTGTCCTACTGGAAATAAATTCTTTTAGCACAAATAACATGGAG TTTCCTTACATAACTGGTAGAAAAAATCTCAAAAGTGGTAAAGGGATTCTCAACTGGCAATCTAGAAATTCAAAGAACAAAAGTGCATCGGATAGACGTGTCTTGGCTCTCAGTAGCTGCAAGGATCagaagggaaaaggttgggctGTAGAAACTATTGATGAAGATCTTAAGCGGATCTGCTGGAAAGACGACTTTGGAATAAAAGACGATCCTCCAGTTTGCTTGTACAAGAAGAAACCTCAGTTGACATC AGATGAAGAGGCAATCTACATGCAGCAGTATCAAGGAAATTTCCATTTGTTAACAACTGACACAATTGATTTTTGCTTGGATGCTTCTCCTAACCGTAAGCTTACTTCAAAAGAATTGAAGACCTGTTCGTTGTCCAGTTGCACATGGAACTCAAATCAG ATGTGGGAGCTGAACTCTAATGGAACACTAGTGAACAGCTATTCTGGATTATGTGCAGCAGTGAAGATGGTCAAAG CTAATTTCATATCTAGTGGAATCCGCTCCTGGATTGCAACTGGAAGACAAG ggGAGATatatgtttcctttttcaatctAAGCCCGGACACAATGGTAATATCTGCAAATATACTGGATCTGGCCAGGGTGCTTCCTGGACGAGACTCAAGAAAAGCTTCATGTAGGTATAGTGAAGTGTTTAGCGGAAGAGATTATGGGGTAGCAAAACAATCAATATCAATAGAGGTTGAGATGCATGCTAGTGCGTTGTTCATCTTGAGTTGTACTTTTAGTTAG
- the LOC122078683 gene encoding uncharacterized protein LOC122078683 isoform X2 produces the protein MIPFHGSSQKMSSYIMLKSFPRGYSLMDIRRKVNGAHTDSLGFDVIDKWGRVIPDPWRWPSSRGGKGFSEVAKKVHDMGLKFGIHVMRGISTQAVNANSLILDTIKGGAYEESGRQWRGKDIGLPERACAWMPHGFMSVNTKTGAGKAFLRSLYHQYAEWGVDFVKHDCVFGDDLDVKEISHVSEVLKELDHRILYSISPGSSVTPAMAKDVSSLVNMYRITGDDWDTWGDVAAHFNKSRDFAAAKMIGASGFQGKSWPDLDMLPLGWLTDPGSNQGPHRKSKLSPDEQRTQMTLWSMAKSPLMFGGDMRKLDERTYGLITHPVLLEINSFSTNNMEFPYITGRKNLKSGKGILNWQSRNSKNKSASDRRVLALSSCKDQKGKGWAVETIDEDLKRICWKDDFGIKDDPPVCLYKKKPQLTSDEEAIYMQQYQGNFHLLTTDTIDFCLDASPNRKLTSKELKTCSLSSCTWNSNQMWELNSNGTLVNSYSGLCAAVKMVKANFISSGIRSWIATGRQGEIYVSFFNLSPDTMVISANILDLARVLPGRDSRKASCRYSEVFSGRDYGVAKQSISIEVEMHASALFILSCTFS, from the exons ATGATTCCTTTTCATGGATCATCTCAGAAAATGAGTTCCTACATAATGCTGAAATCATTTCCAAGAGGCTACTCCCTTATGGATATAAG GAGGAAGGTGAATGGTGCTCACACCGATTCGCTTGGATTCGATGTAATAGACAAATGGGGGAGGGTGATCCCTGATCCATGGAGATGGCCTTCGTCTAGGGGTGGTAAAGGATTTTCTGAAGTAGCCAAGAAAGTTCATGACATGGGGTTAAAATTTGGCATTCATGTTATGAGGGGAATAAGCACGCAGGCGGTCAACGCAAACTCCCTGATCTTGGACACCATAAAG GGTGGTGCCTATGAGGAGTCTGGTAGACAGTGGCGGGGAAAAGATATAGGATTGCCAGAGAGGGCTTGTGCTTGGATGCCACATGGTTTCATGAGTGTCAATACTAAAACAGGAGCTGGAAAAGCCTTCTTGAGGTCATTGTATCACCAGTACGCTGAATGGGGTGTCGATTTTG TGAAGCATGACTGTGTCTTTGGTGATGACCTGGATGTAAAGGAGATAAGCCATGTGTCAGAG GTCTTGAAGGAGCTTGACCACCGCATATTGTATTCCATCTCTCCTGGAAGTAGTGTGACCCCTGCCATGGCAAAGGATGTAAGTAGTCTTGTGAACATGTACAGGATAACAGGAGATGATTGGGACACATGGGGAGATGTGGCAGCTCATTTTAATAAATCAAG GGACTTCGCTGCTGCTAAAATGATCGGAGCTAGTGGTTTTCAGGGAAAGTCATGGCCCGATTTGGACATGCTACCACTGGGATGGCTTACTGATCCAG GTTCAAATCAAGGACCACACAGAAAAAGTAAACTCAGTCCTGATGAGCAAAGAACTCAG ATGACACTATGGTCCATGGCCAAGTCACCTCTCATGTTTGGAGGAGATATGAGGAAACTTGATGAAAGGACATATGGTCTCATCACACATCCTGTCCTACTGGAAATAAATTCTTTTAGCACAAATAACATGGAG TTTCCTTACATAACTGGTAGAAAAAATCTCAAAAGTGGTAAAGGGATTCTCAACTGGCAATCTAGAAATTCAAAGAACAAAAGTGCATCGGATAGACGTGTCTTGGCTCTCAGTAGCTGCAAGGATCagaagggaaaaggttgggctGTAGAAACTATTGATGAAGATCTTAAGCGGATCTGCTGGAAAGACGACTTTGGAATAAAAGACGATCCTCCAGTTTGCTTGTACAAGAAGAAACCTCAGTTGACATC AGATGAAGAGGCAATCTACATGCAGCAGTATCAAGGAAATTTCCATTTGTTAACAACTGACACAATTGATTTTTGCTTGGATGCTTCTCCTAACCGTAAGCTTACTTCAAAAGAATTGAAGACCTGTTCGTTGTCCAGTTGCACATGGAACTCAAATCAG ATGTGGGAGCTGAACTCTAATGGAACACTAGTGAACAGCTATTCTGGATTATGTGCAGCAGTGAAGATGGTCAAAG CTAATTTCATATCTAGTGGAATCCGCTCCTGGATTGCAACTGGAAGACAAG ggGAGATatatgtttcctttttcaatctAAGCCCGGACACAATGGTAATATCTGCAAATATACTGGATCTGGCCAGGGTGCTTCCTGGACGAGACTCAAGAAAAGCTTCATGTAGGTATAGTGAAGTGTTTAGCGGAAGAGATTATGGGGTAGCAAAACAATCAATATCAATAGAGGTTGAGATGCATGCTAGTGCGTTGTTCATCTTGAGTTGTACTTTTAGTTAG
- the LOC122079390 gene encoding protein PECTIC ARABINOGALACTAN SYNTHESIS-RELATED: MAELRHSSSIGSRATSSPLKRDEDTTPLVADNQVYNDDHGRHSFRDRDRPFWVNLQALFPYFGEEYRVSPYISKISLALLSLILLAGLVSIPSIWNRLNAPYLCRKDGIVLHCPHVKESPSLWENPYSATTSWKPCAEHRDGVISDLPPANETTGYIFIHAEGGLNQQRIAICNAVAVAKIMNATLILPVLKQDQIWKDQTKFEDIFDVDHFIDYLKYDVRIVRDIPEWFTDKTELFTSIRRTVKNIPKYASAQFYIDNVLPRVKEKKIMALKPFVDRLGYDNVPQEINRLRCRVNYHALKFLPDIEQMADNLASRMRNRTGNSNPYMALHLRFEKGMVGLSFCDFVGTREEKVKMAEYRKKEWPRRYKNGSHLWQLALQKRKEGRCPLEPGEVAVILRAMGYPKETQIYVASGQVYGGQNRMAPLRNMFPNLVTKEELASKEEIDGFRKHVTSLAALDFLVCLKSDVFVMTHGGNFAKLIIGARRYMGHRQKSIKPDKGLMSKSFGDPYMGWATFVEDVIVTHQTRTGLPEETFPNYDLWENPLTPCMCKD; encoded by the exons ATGGCGGAGTTACGCCATTCGAGTTCGATTGGAAGTAGGGCGACGTCGTCTCCGCTGAAGCGAGACGAAGATACGACGCCATTGGTGGCTGATAACCAGGTTTACAATGATGACCACGGGCGTCACTCCTTTAGAGACCGTGATAGACCTTTCTGGGTTAATCTTCAAGCTTTGTTTCCATACTTCGGCGAAGAATATAGGGTTTCTCCTTACATTTCCAAGATCTCATTGGCCttgctctctctcattcttctcGCCGGTTTGGTCTCCATTCCTTCCATCTGGAATCGATTG AATGCCCCATATTTGTGTAGAAAAGATGGCATCGTTCTCCATTGCCCACAT GTTAAGGAGTCGCCTTCACTTTGGGAGAATCCTTATTCAGCCACCACCTCCTGGAAACCGTGTGCTGAGCACCGTGATGGTGTAATATCAG ATCTTCCTCCTGCGAATGAAACGACTGGCTATATATTTATCCATGCCGAGGGTGGTCTAAATCAGCAAAGAATTGCT ATATGTAATGCTGTTGCTGTGGCCAAGATAATGAATGCTACCCTTATTTTGCCAGTGCTGAAGCAGGACCAGATCTGGAAAGATCAAAC GAAGTTTGAAGACATCTTTGATGTTGATCATTTCATTGACTACTTGAAGTATGATGTGCGAATTGTTCGTGACATTCCTGAATGGTTTACTGACAAAACAGAGCTATTCACCAGTATAAG GCGCACAGTAAAAAACATACCAAAATATGCATCGGCACAGTTCTATATTGACAATGTGTTGCCCCGagtcaaagagaagaagataatggCACTAAAACCTTTTGTTGATCGGCTTGG CTATGACAATGTTCCACAGGAAATCAACCGTCTAAGATGCAGGGTGAATTATCATGCTCTGAAATTCCTTCCTGATATTGAACAGATGGCTGATAACTTGGCATCAAGAATGAGAAATCGAACAGGCAACTCAAATCCGTACAT GGCTCTTCATTTGAGGTTTGAGAAGGGTATGGTAGGTTTGTCATTCTGCGATTTTGTTGGAACACGAGAGGAAAAGGTTAAAATGGCAGAATACAGAAAGAAAGAATGGCCTCGTCGGTACAAG AATGGCTCCCATCTATGGCAACTGGCCCTGCAGAAGCGCAAGGAAGGACGGTGCCCTCTTGAGCCTGGGGAAGTGGCTGTGATCCTTCGGGCAATGGGCTatcccaaagaaactcaaatctATGTTGCTTCTGGACAGGTTTATGGGGGTCAGAACCGGATGGCACCACTTAGGAATATGTTCCCGAATCTG GTTACAAAGGAAGAGTTAGCGAGCAAAGAGGAAATAGATGGCTTCAGGAAACATGTGACGAGCTTGGCAGCCCTCGATTTCTTGGTCTGCTTGAAATCAGACGTGTTTGTGATGACGCATGGAGGCAACTTTGCCAAGTTGATCATTGGTGCTCGACGGTACATGGGGCACAGGCAGAAATCCATCAAGCCAGACAAGGGTCTCATGTCGAAGTCATTTGGGGACCCCTACATGGGCTGGGCCACCTTTGTGGAGGACGTCATTGTCACACACCAGACACGTACTGGATTGCCAGAAGAGACCTTCCCTAACTATGATCTCTGGGAGAACCCTCTTACTCCATGCATGTGCAAAGACTAA